The Vicia villosa cultivar HV-30 ecotype Madison, WI linkage group LG1, Vvil1.0, whole genome shotgun sequence genome includes a region encoding these proteins:
- the LOC131644210 gene encoding FBD-associated F-box protein At5g56370-like → MIPVEDRLSALPDSILCHILSFLPTKHSAATSILSKRWNSLWLSVFTLDFVVNNLSDTETFDRVILLRDIKVPIQTLRVKRNVMVKPPEYPNSINPLIMVAIERGLETLELDMVRASNIFSCKTLTVIKLKNVRIVRNPPPINISPLKTLHLDNVRFVGDTDIITFLLNFPTLEELQTCYVVVEEFTPETAINKCLPNLKRATISYTDVIPLFMLSRALILSIKLHTWSQKIPTFHSLTQLELFLELDSKKKWKWMLDMLHQSPKLQHILISEDNWQNPDAVPKCFQSQLKTLLFRNYRGRKCELQFAEYVMRNSKLLRTLTIRSSCSMDSEAKSEVLKKLSLCPRSCDLIFD, encoded by the exons ATGATTCCGGTAGAAGACAGGCTTAGCGCCCTGCCGGACTCAATTCTGTGTCACATTCTCTCTTTCCTTCCCACCAAACACTCCGCCGCCACAAGCATCCTTTCTAAGAGATGGAATTCATTATGGCTCTCAGTCTTCACTCTCGATTTTGTCGTCAATAACTTGTCAGACACAGAAACCTTTGACAGGGTGATTCTATTGCGTGACATCAAGGTACCAATACAAACACTTCGTGTCAAACGTAATGTTATGGTTAAACCTCCCGAATACCCCAACAGTATCAACCCGCTAATTATGGTAGCAATAGAAAGAGGACTTGAAACCTTAGAACTTGATATGGTTAGGGCTTCTAATATATTTTCTTGTAAGACACTTACTGTCATCAAGTTGAAAAACGTAAGAATTGTGAGAAACCCTCCTCCAATAAATATTTCACCACTGAAAACTCTGCATTTGGATAACGTGCGTTTCGTAGGGGATACAGATATCATCACCTTTCTCTTAAATTTTCCCACTCTAGAGGAATTGCAAACATGCTATGTAGTTGTAGAGGAGTTTACTCCAGAAACAGCAATAAACAAATGCTTGCCCAATTTGAAGAGAGCTACTATTTCTTATACCGATGTTATTCCTCTCTTCATGCTTTCTAGAGCACTCATTCTGAGTATAAAGCTG CATACATGGTCTCAAAAAATCCCCACGTTTCACAGTCTAACTCAACTTGAGCTGTTCTTGGAATTAGACAGTAAGAAGAAATGGAAGTGGATGCTCGATATGCTTCATCAGAGTCCCAAGCTTCAACATATTCTTATC AGTGAAGACAATTGGCAGAACCCAGATGCTGTTCCGAAATGTTTTCAGTCTCAGCTCAAAACTCTCTTATTTAGGAATTATAGAGGCCGGAAATGTGAGCTACAATTTGCAGAATATGTAATGCGGAATTCAAAACTGTTACGTACCTTGACAATCCGAAGTTCCTGTTCCATGGATTCAGAAGCAAAGTCTGAGGTGTTGAAGAAATTATCTCTTTGTCCAAGAAGCTGTGATCTTATATTTGATTGA
- the LOC131607854 gene encoding phosphoglycerate mutase-like protein 4 has product MADFSINDSTNSSSPRPNYAEIVVVRHGETAWNAISKIQGQLDVELNETGRQQAAAVADRLSKEPKLSVIYSSDLERAFETAQIIASKCGGVEVIKDADLRERHLGDLQGLVYSELPKTTPKAYKAFVSKNEDMEIPGGGESLVQLYDRSTSALLRIGTKHIGERVAVVTHGGFIRSLYKRACPDGGFAGKVLNTSVSVFHLDVEDKWSLKMWGDVSHLSQTGFLQSGFGGDKTSG; this is encoded by the exons ATGGCCGACTTTTCCATCAACGATTCCACCAATTCCAG CTCTCCTCGTCCAAATTACGCCGAGATTGTTGTGGTACGTCACGGTGAAACAGCTTGGAACGCAATCAGTAAAATCCAG GGACAGCTGGATGTTGAATTAAATGAAACTGGAAGACAGCAAGCAGCTGCA GTGGCTGATAGACTCTCCAAGGAACCCAAGCTCTCAGTTATATATTCTTCGGACCTCGAAAGAGCTTTTGAAACAGCGCAGATAATTGCATCCAAATGTGGAGGGGTGGAG GTTATCAAGGATGCTGACCTACGGGAAAGACACCTAGGGGATCTTCAAGGCCTGGTTTATAGTGAACTGCCAAAAACTACTCCCAAAGCATACAAGGCATTTGTGTCTAAGAACGAAGATATGGAAATACCA GGAGGCGGCGAAAGTCTTGTTCAACTTTATGATCGCTCCACATCTGCATTGCTTAGAATTGGCACGAAGCATATAG GGGAGAGAGTAGCCGTTGTCACTCACGGAGGATTCATCAGATCCCTATACAAGCGGGCCTGCCCGGATGGAGGGTTTGCTGGGAAGGTACTCAACACATCTGTCAGTGTTTTTCACTTAGATGTTGAGGATAAATGGAGCTTAAAAATGTGGGGTGATGTTAGCCATTTGAGCCAAACTGGATTTCTACAGTCTGGTTTTGGGGGTGATAAAACTTCTGGATAG
- the LOC131644203 gene encoding F-box/FBD/LRR-repeat protein At3g52680-like, whose product MGRSKISLKELVSVRRMFTESIDDYLNRFRLLKSRNLVKNALKVGRLKFTDRQKSKMEINSDPLNVKEALLVEPFELIYHSIELEYSSQMAKQSVKNIKPCKRKRLIPIPDRLSALPDPILCHILSFLPTKHSAATSILSKRCNSLWLSVFTLDFVAKNSSDTETFDRVILLRDIKVPIQTLRLKCNFRFNVSDDLIPHGCNHISSLISAATQRGLETLELDMQLSPVGLVLDLASNIFNFKTLTVLKLRQVTIQNGDLTGINTSLKTLHLDDVFFRCNTDIINFLLSFPTLEELQTDVKIIDQVEKVIPQKLLIKCLPNLKKASICESETIPFFLLSKALILNIKLTFFMIKLTCSQVPTFHNLTQIELFFKYDCKRNWKWMLQMLQHCPKLQHLIIENNWLEPDVVPECLSSQLRTCLIRNCRGRTCELQFAEYVMRNSKVLRTMTINKLKKINSSGYIDDLIAKYEVLQKLSRCPRSCDLIFD is encoded by the exons ATGGGACGATCTAAGATTAGCCTAAAAGAACTAGTCAGTGTGAGGAGAATGTTTACTGAGTCGATAGATGACTATCTCAATAGGTTTAGGCTATTGAAGTCAAG GAATCTAGTGAAGAATGCGTTGAAAGTTGGAAGGCTTAAGTTTACTGATAGACAAAAGTCAAAGATGGAAATTAATTCAGACCCTTTGAATGTTAAGGAAGCTCTTTTGGTTGAACCTTTTGAGCTCATATATCATTCTATAGAGCTGGAGTACTCGAGTCAAATGGCGAAACAATCTGTGAAAAACAT CAAACCGTGCAAACGCAAACGATTGATTCCGATACCAGACCGGCTTAGCGCCCTTCCAGACCCAATTCTGTGTCACATTCTCTCTTTCCTCCCCACCAAACACTCCGCCGCCACAAGCATCCTTTCTAAGAGATGTAATTCATTATGGCTCTCCGTCTTCACCCTCGATTTCGTCGCCAAAAACTCGTCAGACACAGAAACCTTTGACAGGGTGATTCTATTGCGTGACATCAAGGTACCAATACAAACACTCCGTCTCAAATGTAACTTTAGGTTTAATGTATCCGATGATTTGATACCACACGGCTGCAACCATATCAGCTCACTTATTTCGGCTGCAACACAAAGAGGACTTGAAACCTTAGAACTTGACATGCAATTGAGTCCTGTAGGCCTGGTCCTGGACTTAGCTTCTAACATATTCAATTTTAAGACACTTACTGTCCTCAAGTTAAGACAAGTAACTATTCAAAATGGAGACCTTACTGGAATAAATACTTCACTCAAAACTCTGCATTTGGATGACGTGTTTTTCAGATGTAATACAGATATCATCAACTTTCTCTTATCCTTTCCCACTCTAGAGGAACTGCAAACAGATGTTAAAATTATTGATCAAGTAGAGAAAGTTATCCCAcaaaaattattgatcaaatgctTGCCCAATTTGAAGAAAGCTAGTATTTGTGAAAGTGAAACTATTCCTTTCTTTCTCCTTTCTAAAGCACTCATTCTGAATATAAAGCTG ACATTTTTTATGATTAAGCTTACATGTTCGCAAGTCCCGACTTTTCACAATCTAACTCAAATTGAGCTGTTCTTCAAATATGATTGTAAGAGGAATTGGAAGTGGATGCTACAAATGCTTCAACACTGTCCCAAGCTTCAACATCTTATCATTGAg AACAATTGGCTGGAACCGGATGTTGTTCCAGAATGTCTTTCATCTCAGCTTAGAACTTGCTTAATTAGAAATTGTAGAGGCCGAACATGTGAGCTTCAATTTGCAGAATATGTAATGCGGAATTCAAAAGTGTTACGTACTATGACAATCAACAAGTTGAAGAAAATCAACAGTTCTGGTTACATTGATGATTTAATAGCAAAGTATGAGGTGTTACAGAAATTATCCCGGTGTCCAAGGAGCTGTGATCTTATATTTGATTGA